CGGGTTTTTCGCCGGTGGCGGTGTCCTATGACGATGCCTTCAATGTCGTCGCAACCCACACACCACGAAACGCAACCGGCCGCTCGCTGATCCTCAATAGCCACATCGATGTGGTGCCAACCGGACCGCTCGACCGCTGGGCCCGTGACCCCTACGATCCGGCGATCGAGGATGGCTGGATGCATGGCCGTGGCGCCGGCGACATGAAGGCCGGCCTGTCGGCTTGTCTCTATGCGCTGGCCGCCTTGCGCAGCCTTGGCTATCAGCCGGCCGCGAAAGTGTTCCTGCAGTCGGTGGTCGAGGAAGAGTGCACCGGCAATGGCGCGCTCGCTTGTCTGCAGCGTGGCTACCGTGCCGACGCTGCCTTCATTCCCGAACCGCTGGAACCGCGATTGATGCGGGCACAGGTCGGGCCGATCTGGTTCAGGGTCGAGGTCGACGGCGATCCGCAGCATGCGTCGGGCGCTTTCTCCGCCGGCGCCAACGCCATCGAAAAGGCCATCGTCATCATCCAGGCGTTGAAGCAACTGGAAATCGTCTGGAATGCGCGCAAGGTCGACGACAAGCATTTCTGCGATCATCCGCATCCGATCCGCTTCAACCTCGGCAAGATCGAAGGCGGCGAATGGACGTCGAGCGTTCCGGCGCGCTGCGTCTTCGAAATGCGGGTCGCGACCTATCCCGGCCAGAAGCTGGAAGACGCCAGGGCCGAGCTCGAAGCCTGCATCGCCGATGCGGCCCGCGCCGATCCATTCCTGGCCAATCGCCCGCCCAGGATGACCTACAATGGCTTCATGGCCGAGGGCTATGTGCTGGAGGGCGCCGACGAGATGGAAGCCGTTCTGCGGCGCAGCCATACCGCCGTCTGGGGCGAGCCGCTGCAGGAGCATGTCACCTCGGCGACAACGGATGCGCGCTTCTTCGGCCTCTATGCCGACACGCCGGCGATCGTCTATGGCCCGATCTGCCGCATGCCGCATGGCTATGACGAGGCGGTCGATCTTGATTCGGTGCGCAAGGTCACCCAGACCATCGCGCTGTTCATCGCCGACTGGTGCGGCCTCGAGCCGATCGATCCCGAGGTGAGATCATGAATGCCTCAGTGCCCGATGCTTTCGGCGAAACGCTCGCCAAGGACGCGCCTGACGTTTCGATCGCCGACGCATTGGCCCTGTTGCGCCGACACTACGGGCTGACCGGCACCGCGCGTCCGTTGCCGGGCGAACGCGACCACAATTTCCACATCCAGACCGAAGGCGAGGGCGAGTTCGTCCTGAAGGTCTCCCATCCGGCCGAAGAGGCCGGCTTCACCGACTTCCAGAACAAGGCGCTCGACCATATCCTTGCAGTCGACCCGACCTTGCCGGTCCCCTCGGTGCGCAAAAGCCTTGCGGGCGATGCGCAGTTTGCGGTCAGCATTGAGGGATCCCAGCCGCGCATCATCCGGCTGGTCACCTATCTGCCCGGCCAGTTGCTCTCGCGCTCGCCCACCTCGGCGGCGCAGGATCGCAATCTCGGTATCTTCCTCGCCCGGCTCGGGCGGGCACTGCGCGGCTTCTTCCACCCGGCCGCCGGCAGCGACCTTCTCTGGGACATCCGCAAGGTGGCAAAGACCCGGCCGATGCTGGCGCATATCTCGGATGCTCGCCACCGTGCCATAGTCGAGCGCGTCATCGACGCCTTCGAGGAGCATGCGGCGCCGGTCATCCCCAGCCTGCGCGCGCAGATCGTCCATAACGACATGAATTCATACAATGTGGTGATGGATGCATCGCGGCCGGAAATGGTGAGCGGCATCCTCGATTTCGGCGACATGATCCATTCGCCGCTGATCTGCGATCTCGCCATCGGCGCCGTCTATCGCTGGCCGGCGCAAGGTCATCCATTGGCGCCGGCCGCGCGCTTCGTCGCCGGCTACCAGTCGGTGCAGCCGCTTGAAGCAGAAGAGATCGGCATTCTTTTCCACCTGATCCGTGCCCGCCTTGCGCTCATCGCCAACATCGCCAGCTGGCAAGCGGAGCGCTTCCCGGCCAAGCGCGATTATGTCCTGCGCCTCGCCACCGAAGTCTGGACCTCGCTCGAACGGCTGGATGAGCTGTCGTCAGCCGCCGCCCGCCGCTATTTTCTCGATCATTCCAATCCGGAGTAGATGCTCGTGTCCCAGTCCTCGCCATATGCTGCAAACGCCGTCGCCTCAGCACAGGAGCAGGCCCTGCTTGAACGCCGCGCCAGGCTGCTTGGGCCGACCTACCGCGCCTTCTACCGCCACCCGATCCATCTGGTGCGCGGCAGCGGCGTCTGGCTCTACGATGTGCACGGGCGCAAATTCCTCGATGCCTACAATAACGTCGCGTCGGTCGGGCATTGTCATCCGCGTGTCGTCGAGGCGCTGTCGGGTCAGGCCGCCACGCTCAACACACATACCCGCTATTTGAGCGAGAACATCCTCGATTACGCGGAAAGACTGCTCGGCAGCCTGCCGCCGCATCTCGGCCACGCCATGTTCACCTGCACCGGCAGCGAGGCCAACGACCTTGCCATCCGCATCGCCCAGCATTCGAGTGGCGGCACTGGCGTCATCATCACCGACTTCGCCTATCACGGCGCGACGATCGCGACCGCGCAGCTGTCGCCGGCGGCGGTCGGGGCCAAGGGCGTGCCGGCACAGCACAGGACCGTGGCAGCGCCGGACACATTCCGCGACCATGGCCGCGCCGCGCATGATTTCGCCAGGAATGTCGCCGCCGCCATCGAGGATATGCGCGCGCAGAATATCCGCCCGGCCGCGCTGCTGCTCGACTCGGCCTTTTCCAGCGACGGCATTTTCTTCCCCGAAGCTTCTGTCATGCGCGAGGCGGCGGATCACGTCAGAAAGGCCGGCGGCATCGTCATCGCCGACGAGGTCCAGTCCGGCTTCGGCCGGCTCGGCCAAGGCATGTGGGGCTTCGCCAATTACGGCCTCGAGCCCGATATCGTCACCATGGGCAAGCCGATCGGCGACGGGCATCCGATAGGTGCGGTGATCGTGCGGCCTCAGCTCGTCTCCTCTTTCGGCTCGAACACCGGCTACTTCAACACGTTCGGCGGCAATCCGGTCGCCGCCGCCGTCGGCATCGCCGTGCTCGAGGTGATCGAAGGCGAGGGGCTGATCGAGAATGCACGGACGGTCGGCGCCTATACGCGCGACTTGCTCGATTCCTTGCAAGGCCGCCACAGCATGGTCGCCAACGTCAGGCACAACGGCCTCTATTTCGGCGTCGAGTTGACGGCGGGGAGCGATGAGGCGCTGGCTGCCAGCAAGACCTCTTCCGTCGTCGAAGCGATGCGCGAGGATGGCGTGCTGATCTCGTCGTGCGGTCCGCGCGGCAATGTGCTGAAAATCAGGCCGCCGCTGCCGTTCGCCCGTGACAATGCCGAGCAGCTGGCCGAGACGCTCGATCGCGCCTTGTCGAACTGGTGACCAGAGCGGGCCGCGCATGCTGAAGCTCGAACATCAAACCCTGAATGATCGCGCCTATGGCGCGCTCAAGCAGGAGTTGATTTCAGGCGGCTTCAGCCCGGGCCAGACGCTCGTCATCCGCAAGCTCGCCGAGACGTTCGGCATCTCGACGACACCGATCCGCGAGGCGCTGCAAAGGCTGGTCGCCGAACGGCTGCTCGAGATGCAGAACAACCGCTCGATCATTGTGCCGTTGCTGTCGGCCCCTGCTTTCGAGGAACTGACCCATATCCGTATCGCGGTCGAAGGGCTGGCGGGTGAGATGGCCGCGTCGCTGATGACGGAAGATGGGTTGGTGGACATACAGGCGACGCTGGCCGGCATGCAGCGCGCCATCGAGGCCGGTGATGCCAAGGCCTATCTCTCGCTGAACGAGGCCTTCCACTTCGCCATCTACCAGCATGCCGGCGCGCCGATCCTGTTGAACATGATCCGCGACCTCTGGGGCCGGGTCGGTCCTTATCTCAAGCTGTTGATGCAGGCCGATCGCTACATTCCGCGGTCGAACGACGCGCATCGCAGGATCGTTGCCGCCTTGGAGCAGCGCAATGGCCCCGCCGTTCGGGTTTCGCTCGAACAGGACATCGCAATGGCCGCCGCGGTTCTTTCCGAAAATCTTCGCACGGCGCGCTGATTGCAGGGCAGGCGCGGCCGGCTTATGCCGTCTCGTCCATCCGGTCGCGCAGA
The genomic region above belongs to Mesorhizobium sp. B4-1-4 and contains:
- a CDS encoding aspartate aminotransferase family protein codes for the protein MLVSQSSPYAANAVASAQEQALLERRARLLGPTYRAFYRHPIHLVRGSGVWLYDVHGRKFLDAYNNVASVGHCHPRVVEALSGQAATLNTHTRYLSENILDYAERLLGSLPPHLGHAMFTCTGSEANDLAIRIAQHSSGGTGVIITDFAYHGATIATAQLSPAAVGAKGVPAQHRTVAAPDTFRDHGRAAHDFARNVAAAIEDMRAQNIRPAALLLDSAFSSDGIFFPEASVMREAADHVRKAGGIVIADEVQSGFGRLGQGMWGFANYGLEPDIVTMGKPIGDGHPIGAVIVRPQLVSSFGSNTGYFNTFGGNPVAAAVGIAVLEVIEGEGLIENARTVGAYTRDLLDSLQGRHSMVANVRHNGLYFGVELTAGSDEALAASKTSSVVEAMREDGVLISSCGPRGNVLKIRPPLPFARDNAEQLAETLDRALSNW
- a CDS encoding phosphotransferase, whose translation is MNASVPDAFGETLAKDAPDVSIADALALLRRHYGLTGTARPLPGERDHNFHIQTEGEGEFVLKVSHPAEEAGFTDFQNKALDHILAVDPTLPVPSVRKSLAGDAQFAVSIEGSQPRIIRLVTYLPGQLLSRSPTSAAQDRNLGIFLARLGRALRGFFHPAAGSDLLWDIRKVAKTRPMLAHISDARHRAIVERVIDAFEEHAAPVIPSLRAQIVHNDMNSYNVVMDASRPEMVSGILDFGDMIHSPLICDLAIGAVYRWPAQGHPLAPAARFVAGYQSVQPLEAEEIGILFHLIRARLALIANIASWQAERFPAKRDYVLRLATEVWTSLERLDELSSAAARRYFLDHSNPE
- a CDS encoding GntR family transcriptional regulator, producing the protein MLKLEHQTLNDRAYGALKQELISGGFSPGQTLVIRKLAETFGISTTPIREALQRLVAERLLEMQNNRSIIVPLLSAPAFEELTHIRIAVEGLAGEMAASLMTEDGLVDIQATLAGMQRAIEAGDAKAYLSLNEAFHFAIYQHAGAPILLNMIRDLWGRVGPYLKLLMQADRYIPRSNDAHRRIVAALEQRNGPAVRVSLEQDIAMAAAVLSENLRTAR
- a CDS encoding ArgE/DapE family deacylase; translation: MPERIADEAILRAVDDGFTRQVAFLADLVRFPSQRGEEHAAQSFMAAAYEADGYAVDMWRIDVDAIRGLPGFSPVAVSYDDAFNVVATHTPRNATGRSLILNSHIDVVPTGPLDRWARDPYDPAIEDGWMHGRGAGDMKAGLSACLYALAALRSLGYQPAAKVFLQSVVEEECTGNGALACLQRGYRADAAFIPEPLEPRLMRAQVGPIWFRVEVDGDPQHASGAFSAGANAIEKAIVIIQALKQLEIVWNARKVDDKHFCDHPHPIRFNLGKIEGGEWTSSVPARCVFEMRVATYPGQKLEDARAELEACIADAARADPFLANRPPRMTYNGFMAEGYVLEGADEMEAVLRRSHTAVWGEPLQEHVTSATTDARFFGLYADTPAIVYGPICRMPHGYDEAVDLDSVRKVTQTIALFIADWCGLEPIDPEVRS